Proteins from a genomic interval of Buchnera aphidicola (Brachycaudus cardui):
- the flhB gene encoding flagellar biosynthesis protein FlhB, with the protein MNHNTNEEKTENPTEHRIKKSRKKGKTRYSRELNSLLVLLVGFISIWCYRDWIFSTFSHIMANSFYFNKNIIDDNNTLLKTLFFLKEILFIFFPFLISLLIIIIVPAICLSGIKLNFQSLSFNLTKLNPFQGLKKIFSFQIIMEFFKIVLKLCVVTSISFFYLYVSFSAILFLISENPVSSIWHGCNIIAVCCMLVILGLFPIVAFDIIFQELNHYKKLRMTYQEIKDELREKEGNPSIKARIRQEMKATIRRRMLSDIPKADVIITNPIHYSVALQYNEKKMNAPKVIAKGIGEIALKIQDLALKNNISIIAAPSLARALYRYSEIGQYVPGPLYQAVAEVLAWVWKVRKWKKEGGIFPEKPKNIIVPSEFNFTGEIKNND; encoded by the coding sequence ATGAATCATAATACAAATGAAGAAAAAACAGAAAATCCTACTGAGCATCGTATTAAAAAATCTCGTAAAAAAGGAAAAACAAGATATTCTCGTGAATTAAATTCCTTATTAGTTTTATTAGTAGGATTTATTAGTATATGGTGCTATAGAGATTGGATTTTTTCTACTTTTAGTCACATAATGGCTAATAGTTTTTATTTTAATAAAAATATTATAGATGATAATAATACTTTATTAAAAACATTATTTTTTTTAAAAGAAATACTATTTATTTTTTTTCCATTCTTAATATCTTTGTTAATTATAATTATAGTGCCTGCAATTTGTTTAAGTGGTATAAAATTAAATTTTCAATCATTAAGTTTTAATTTGACTAAATTAAATCCATTTCAGGGTTTGAAAAAAATATTTTCTTTTCAAATAATAATGGAATTCTTTAAAATAGTATTAAAGTTGTGTGTAGTGACCAGTATATCTTTTTTTTATTTATACGTTTCTTTTTCTGCAATATTATTTTTAATTAGTGAAAATCCTGTCTCTTCAATATGGCATGGATGTAATATAATTGCTGTATGTTGTATGTTAGTTATATTAGGATTATTTCCGATTGTTGCTTTTGATATTATTTTTCAAGAATTAAATCACTATAAAAAATTAAGAATGACTTATCAGGAAATAAAAGATGAATTAAGAGAAAAAGAAGGAAATCCAAGTATTAAAGCGAGAATTCGTCAAGAAATGAAAGCTACTATACGTCGAAGAATGCTTTCAGATATTCCTAAAGCTGACGTAATTATAACCAATCCTATACATTATTCAGTTGCTCTTCAATATAATGAAAAAAAAATGAATGCACCTAAAGTAATAGCTAAAGGAATCGGTGAAATTGCTCTTAAAATACAAGATTTAGCTCTTAAAAATAATATTTCTATTATTGCTGCACCATCGTTAGCTCGTGCATTATATCGTTATTCTGAAATAGGACAATATGTTCCAGGACCTCTTTATCAAGCTGTTGCAGAAGTTTTAGCATGGGTTTGGAAAGTACGAAAATGGAAAAAAGAAGGTGGTATTTTCCCTGAAAAACCTAAAAATATAATAGTTCCATCAGAATTTAATTTTACTGGAGAAATAAAAAATAATGATTAA
- a CDS encoding proline--tRNA ligase — protein MRTSKYLLSTLKEIPYDARIISHQLMLRSGMIRKISSGLYVWLPTGIRVLRKIKNIIQKEMKKIHALEISMPIMQPQSLWQESGRLKIYGEELLKFCDRRKNKFILGPTNEELVTSFIKTEIHSYKQLPLIIYQIQTKFRDEIRPRFGIIRTREFTMKDAYSFHINQDCLEKTYNKFYNSYINIFKKMQLDFRVVKADSGSMGGNISHEFQALSSNGEDEIVFSEDLTYSSNMNMAECMETKDFLQHKQPFPKIQKKVKTKKSIISANDLKIPLKNQIKTVLIRIKKKYMHSIAALLIRGDHELNTFKIEKIDMVEKPLVFLDEKEIISFIGVKKQFLGPLGLKIPIIADISTYKMKNFTIGANIKNQFFINTNWNVDLPIPIIQDIRKVTQNDLNPNGKGYLNIHKSIELGHIFQLGKQYSQKMKTSISASNGNQKNLHMGCYGIGITRIVAAVIEQNHDENGIIWPDSIAPFQVVIMPINMKNSSKIKSIADILYQELQKKEIDVILDDRNEQPGIMFNEMDLVGIPHQIVIGIRSIVNDHVEYRERKNKKTILVHIKEIINFIVQKIKT, from the coding sequence ATGCGTACAAGTAAATATCTATTATCAACTTTGAAAGAAATACCTTATGATGCAAGAATCATCAGTCATCAATTAATGCTAAGAAGCGGTATGATTAGAAAAATATCTTCAGGCTTATACGTTTGGCTACCTACTGGGATAAGAGTACTAAGAAAAATAAAAAATATTATTCAAAAAGAGATGAAAAAAATACATGCATTAGAAATATCAATGCCTATTATGCAACCTCAATCTTTATGGCAAGAAAGTGGACGATTAAAAATATATGGAGAAGAATTATTAAAATTTTGTGATCGCCGAAAAAATAAATTTATTTTAGGACCAACTAATGAAGAACTTGTAACTAGCTTTATCAAAACTGAAATTCATTCATATAAACAATTACCATTAATTATATATCAAATACAAACAAAATTTAGAGATGAAATTCGGCCACGTTTTGGAATTATTAGAACACGCGAATTTACCATGAAAGATGCTTATTCTTTTCATATTAACCAAGATTGCTTAGAAAAAACTTATAATAAATTTTACAATAGTTATATAAATATTTTTAAAAAAATGCAGTTAGATTTTCGTGTCGTTAAAGCTGATTCAGGTTCTATGGGAGGAAATATTTCGCATGAATTTCAAGCTTTATCTAGTAATGGAGAAGATGAAATAGTATTTTCTGAAGATTTAACATATTCTTCAAATATGAACATGGCTGAATGCATGGAAACTAAGGATTTTTTACAACATAAACAACCGTTTCCAAAGATTCAAAAAAAAGTTAAAACTAAAAAATCTATTATAAGTGCTAACGACTTAAAAATTCCTTTAAAAAATCAAATTAAAACTGTATTAATACGAATTAAAAAAAAATACATGCATTCAATAGCTGCACTCTTAATACGTGGAGACCATGAATTAAATACATTTAAAATAGAAAAAATTGATATGGTTGAAAAACCATTAGTATTTCTTGATGAGAAAGAAATTATTTCCTTTATTGGTGTTAAAAAACAATTTTTAGGTCCTTTAGGATTAAAAATACCCATTATTGCAGATATATCTACTTATAAAATGAAAAATTTTACTATTGGTGCAAATATTAAGAATCAATTTTTTATTAATACGAATTGGAATGTAGATTTACCTATTCCGATTATTCAAGATATTCGTAAAGTAACACAAAATGATTTAAATCCTAATGGAAAAGGATATTTAAATATTCACAAAAGTATTGAACTAGGACATATATTCCAACTTGGAAAACAATATTCTCAAAAAATGAAAACATCTATTTCAGCAAGTAATGGAAATCAAAAAAATTTACATATGGGGTGTTATGGTATAGGAATAACAAGAATTGTAGCCGCTGTAATTGAGCAAAATCATGATGAAAATGGCATTATTTGGCCTGATTCTATTGCACCTTTTCAAGTAGTTATTATGCCTATCAATATGAAAAATTCTTCTAAAATAAAAAGTATAGCAGATATTTTATATCAAGAACTTCAAAAAAAAGAAATAGATGTAATATTAGATGATCGAAATGAACAACCAGGAATTATGTTTAATGAAATGGATTTAGTTGGTATTCCTCATCAAATTGTAATTGGTATACGTTCTATAGTTAATGATCATGTTGAATATCGAGAACGAAAAAACAAAAAAACTATTTTAGTTCATATTAAAGAAATAATTAATTTTATAGTTCAAAAAATTAAAACATAA